A region from the Enterobacter roggenkampii genome encodes:
- a CDS encoding cellulase family glycosylhydrolase yields the protein MLKPLIATALLISSGWAIAAEPPLTAARYAQQLGVGMDVDWARTERGIREFDPLVVRDFRAKGITHVRIRVADEPTEARLIHLRKLVEACEQYGVIPIVAYQADEYKNDPKADNEKETVNWWIAVAHYFGQSYPLLGFDLIYEPADKLNHNLTSLNRVYEKTVKAIHDIDPQRMIFIAPRLRAAPEELSSLKLPAHSQTYLLAEWHIFPWGPLKNGGKYPWTSGTAAEKAAIRNRINAALHWQQKTGHVSWVGSWGVGESSRLTPTASQMAFATYMACELQKAKIPYALNADFQFYDGEEGAWRPAPEPLLQAMIAPVCEKPGEKPGHHAVKPAARDAGHATPAAASTVKSAAPSASSTGPN from the coding sequence GTGTTAAAGCCTCTTATAGCGACCGCGTTACTGATCTCTTCCGGCTGGGCCATTGCCGCTGAGCCGCCGCTGACGGCTGCCCGTTATGCGCAGCAGCTTGGCGTCGGTATGGATGTGGACTGGGCGCGCACCGAGCGCGGCATACGCGAATTCGACCCGCTGGTGGTCCGCGATTTTCGGGCTAAAGGCATTACCCACGTGCGCATCCGCGTGGCCGACGAGCCGACGGAAGCGCGGCTGATCCACCTGCGCAAGCTGGTAGAAGCCTGTGAGCAGTATGGCGTGATCCCGATAGTCGCTTATCAGGCTGATGAATATAAAAACGACCCGAAAGCCGATAACGAGAAAGAGACGGTCAACTGGTGGATTGCCGTGGCGCACTATTTCGGTCAAAGCTACCCGCTGCTGGGTTTTGATCTCATTTATGAGCCTGCCGACAAGCTTAACCACAATCTGACGTCGCTAAACCGCGTCTATGAAAAAACCGTTAAAGCGATCCACGACATCGACCCGCAGCGCATGATCTTCATTGCGCCACGCCTGCGTGCCGCGCCGGAGGAGTTATCCAGCCTGAAGCTGCCCGCGCACAGCCAAACCTATCTGCTGGCGGAGTGGCATATTTTCCCGTGGGGGCCGCTGAAAAATGGCGGTAAATACCCGTGGACGTCCGGCACGGCGGCGGAGAAAGCGGCTATCCGTAACCGCATCAATGCCGCGCTGCACTGGCAGCAAAAAACCGGGCACGTTAGCTGGGTCGGGAGTTGGGGCGTGGGGGAGTCAAGTCGCTTAACGCCAACCGCCTCGCAAATGGCCTTTGCCACCTATATGGCCTGCGAGCTGCAAAAGGCGAAAATTCCGTATGCGCTTAACGCGGATTTCCAGTTTTACGACGGGGAAGAGGGCGCCTGGCGGCCTGCGCCAGAGCCGTTACTGCAGGCGATGATCGCCCCTGTCTGTGAAAAGCCCGGCGAGAAGCCGGGCCATCATGCGGTTAAACCGGCTGCTCGTGATGCGGGACACGCGACGCCAGCGGCAGCCAGCACAGTAAAATCAGCAGCCCCATCAGCGTCATCAACAGGCCCAAACTAG
- the emrD gene encoding multidrug efflux MFS transporter EmrD, whose amino-acid sequence MKKQRNVNLLLMLVLLVAVGQMAQTIYIPAIADMAKELNVREGAVQSVMAAYLLTYGVSQLFYGPLSDRVGRRPVILVGMSIFMVATVIAITTHSLTVLIAASALQGVGTGVGGVMARTLPRDMYQGTQLRHANSLLNMGILVSPLLAPLIGGLLDTMWSWRACYAFLLVLCIIVTFSMARWMPETRPQDAPRTKLIASYKTLFGNGAFTCYLLMLIGGLAGIAVFEACSGVLLGAGLGLSSMVVSILFILPIPAAFFGAWFAGRPNKRFSTLMWQSVISCLLAGLMMWIPGLFGVMTVWTLLIPAALFFFGAGMLFPLATSGAMEPFPFLAGTAGALVGGLQNIGSGALAWLSAMMPQTGQASLGLLMTLMGLLILLCWLPLASRVPHHEQPV is encoded by the coding sequence ATGAAAAAGCAACGGAACGTTAACTTATTGTTGATGCTGGTGTTACTGGTGGCCGTCGGTCAGATGGCGCAAACCATCTACATTCCGGCGATTGCCGACATGGCAAAGGAATTGAACGTCCGCGAGGGCGCGGTACAGAGCGTAATGGCGGCCTACCTGCTGACCTATGGCGTTTCGCAGCTCTTCTACGGCCCGCTCTCCGACCGCGTCGGGCGTCGCCCGGTGATCCTGGTGGGCATGAGTATTTTCATGGTGGCGACGGTAATTGCCATTACCACCCATAGCCTGACCGTACTGATTGCCGCCAGCGCCCTGCAGGGCGTGGGGACCGGCGTCGGCGGGGTGATGGCGCGAACCTTACCGCGCGATATGTATCAGGGCACCCAGCTCCGTCATGCCAACAGTCTGTTGAATATGGGGATTCTGGTCAGCCCGCTGCTGGCCCCGCTGATCGGCGGCCTGCTGGACACGATGTGGTCCTGGCGCGCCTGCTACGCCTTCCTGCTGGTGCTGTGCATCATTGTCACCTTCAGCATGGCGCGCTGGATGCCGGAAACGCGCCCGCAGGACGCGCCGCGCACGAAGCTGATCGCCAGCTATAAAACGCTGTTCGGCAACGGCGCGTTCACCTGCTACCTGCTGATGCTGATTGGCGGCCTGGCGGGTATCGCGGTGTTTGAAGCCTGCTCCGGCGTGCTGCTGGGCGCGGGGCTGGGCCTGAGCAGTATGGTGGTGAGCATTCTGTTTATTCTGCCGATCCCGGCGGCGTTCTTCGGTGCGTGGTTTGCCGGGCGACCAAACAAACGCTTCTCCACCCTGATGTGGCAGTCGGTGATCAGCTGTCTGCTGGCGGGTCTGATGATGTGGATCCCAGGGCTGTTTGGCGTGATGACCGTCTGGACGCTGCTCATCCCGGCGGCGCTGTTCTTCTTTGGCGCGGGGATGCTGTTCCCGCTCGCCACCAGCGGCGCGATGGAGCCGTTCCCGTTCCTCGCAGGTACGGCGGGCGCGCTGGTGGGCGGTTTGCAGAACATCGGTTCTGGTGCGCTGGCCTGGCTCTCGGCGATGATGCCGCAGACCGGGCAGGCTAGTTTGGGCCTGTTGATGACGCTGATGGGGCTGCTGATTTTACTGTGCTGGCTGCCGCTGGCGTCGCGTGTCCCGCATCACGAGCAGCCGGTTTAA
- a CDS encoding EamA family transporter, with amino-acid sequence MTLTVFCILLFAALLHASWNAIVKAGTDKLYSAISVSGSATLIALVLLPFSPQPSAASWPFLIVSCALQVVYTVLVAKTYQVSDMSQTYPLMRGTAPLLVALIGVLALGDRLSWLAWSGIGVICLSILAMAMNGRMQSRKGIWLALLNACFIAGYTLVDGTGVRLSETALGYTLWTFFMNGFCLLGWAMVARRREASGYLRLHWKKGLLGGVGTMGSYGLALWAMTQAPLAVVAALRETSILFGALIAFLLLKEKVAGLRIAAALGIAGGAILLRLA; translated from the coding sequence ATGACCCTCACCGTATTCTGCATTTTACTCTTCGCCGCGCTGCTGCATGCCAGCTGGAACGCCATCGTCAAAGCCGGAACGGACAAGCTCTATTCCGCGATTAGCGTCAGCGGCTCCGCCACGCTGATTGCCCTGGTGCTGCTCCCCTTCTCTCCACAGCCCTCTGCCGCAAGCTGGCCGTTTTTGATCGTCTCCTGCGCCTTACAGGTGGTCTACACCGTGCTGGTCGCGAAGACCTATCAGGTTTCCGATATGAGCCAGACCTACCCGCTGATGCGCGGCACCGCCCCGCTGCTGGTGGCGCTGATCGGCGTGCTGGCGCTCGGCGATCGTCTCTCCTGGCTCGCCTGGTCCGGCATCGGGGTAATTTGCCTGTCGATTCTGGCGATGGCGATGAACGGGCGCATGCAGTCACGCAAGGGGATCTGGCTGGCGCTGCTGAATGCCTGTTTTATCGCCGGGTATACGCTGGTGGACGGCACCGGCGTGCGGCTGTCGGAGACCGCGCTGGGCTATACGCTGTGGACCTTCTTTATGAACGGCTTCTGCCTGCTCGGCTGGGCGATGGTGGCACGTCGGCGCGAGGCGTCCGGCTACCTGCGTCTGCACTGGAAAAAGGGGCTGCTTGGCGGGGTGGGGACCATGGGCTCTTACGGTCTGGCGCTGTGGGCGATGACGCAGGCGCCGCTGGCGGTGGTTGCGGCGCTGCGTGAAACCTCCATACTCTTTGGCGCGCTGATCGCTTTTTTGCTTTTAAAAGAGAAGGTTGCGGGCCTGCGCATTGCAGCAGCGCTGGGTATCGCCGGCGGCGCCATTCTGCTGCGCCTGGCGTAA
- a CDS encoding GNAT family N-acetyltransferase, whose product MSRLLIEPVTPDEPGYIALKAESIALNFNMLRRLEESWQRGENRFNAPGEKLLGAFLNGKLVGVCGLNRDPFSQQPRAGRIRHLYVSVKCRGLGIGRQLLTVVMADASIWFDFLNTHAPDAAYGFYRQAGFTLVSDEPRVTHRLFCAV is encoded by the coding sequence ATGTCGCGTCTGTTAATTGAGCCCGTCACACCGGATGAGCCGGGGTATATCGCCCTGAAGGCGGAAAGTATTGCACTGAATTTCAACATGCTGCGCAGGCTGGAAGAGAGCTGGCAGCGGGGTGAGAACCGCTTTAACGCGCCGGGTGAAAAGCTGTTAGGTGCGTTTCTTAACGGCAAGCTGGTGGGCGTGTGTGGCCTCAACCGCGATCCGTTCAGCCAGCAGCCGCGCGCAGGGCGTATTCGCCATCTCTACGTCAGCGTGAAGTGCCGCGGGCTGGGGATTGGCAGGCAGCTTTTAACCGTCGTGATGGCCGATGCCAGCATCTGGTTCGATTTCCTCAATACCCATGCGCCGGACGCTGCCTACGGGTTTTATCGCCAGGCAGGGTTTACGCTGGTCTCGGACGAACCGCGGGTGACGCACCGCCTTTTTTGTGCGGTGTAA
- the tisB gene encoding type I toxin-antitoxin system toxin TisB, whose translation MSVVDMVILILKLIVAVLQLLDAVLKFVR comes from the coding sequence ATGAGCGTAGTGGATATGGTGATACTTATCCTCAAACTCATTGTTGCAGTACTGCAACTGCTTGATGCTGTCCTGAAATTCGTTCGGTAA
- a CDS encoding Hcp family type VI secretion system effector — protein sequence MSNPAYLFLTDENGFPMIGPCLVTGREGSIELKSFTHNVNIPVDGNTGKLTGTRIHMPIMFQKEFDRVTPLLFRALSTGRTLQSAIIKMYQINEAGLEQEYFNILMENVKITSITPDLYPGANTGTHLETVLIRYEKITWKHCDGNVIYSDAWNERATY from the coding sequence ATGTCAAATCCGGCTTATTTATTTCTTACAGATGAAAATGGTTTCCCCATGATTGGCCCCTGCCTTGTGACAGGGCGTGAAGGTTCAATTGAACTCAAATCGTTCACTCATAATGTCAACATCCCAGTCGACGGGAATACCGGGAAATTGACGGGCACGCGCATACACATGCCCATCATGTTCCAGAAAGAATTTGATCGTGTAACCCCGCTTCTCTTTCGAGCGCTGAGTACGGGAAGAACACTCCAGTCAGCCATCATTAAGATGTATCAGATTAATGAGGCGGGTTTAGAACAGGAATATTTTAATATCCTCATGGAGAATGTGAAAATAACCTCAATCACACCTGACCTGTATCCCGGCGCAAACACGGGAACACACCTTGAAACGGTTCTCATACGCTATGAGAAAATCACCTGGAAGCATTGCGACGGCAATGTCATCTATAGCGACGCCTGGAATGAGCGGGCAACGTACTGA
- the ivbL gene encoding ilvB operon leader peptide IvbL, protein MTSSIFTSTLLKTAQPAAVVVVRVVVVVGNAP, encoded by the coding sequence ATGACTTCATCCATCTTCACTTCGACCCTACTAAAAACTGCGCAACCAGCCGCAGTGGTCGTCGTGCGTGTGGTGGTGGTCGTCGGCAATGCGCCGTAG
- the ilvB gene encoding acetolactate synthase large subunit: MASSGTTSTKTRFTGAQLIVHLLERQGITTVAGIPGGTVLPLYDALSQSTQIRHVLARHEQGAGFIAQGMARTQGKPAVCMACSGPGATNLVTAIADARLDSIPLICITGQVPSSMIGTDAFQEVDTYGISIPITKHNYLVRDIAELPQVISDAFRIAQSGRPGPVWIDIPKDVQTAEIEIDVLPEPGERAPAPEFSAESVRDAAAMINAAKRPVLYLGGGAINAADEIRQFAEKANLPTTMTLMALGMLPKAHPLSLGMLGMHGARSTNYILQEADLLIVMGARFDDRAIGKTEEFCPNAKIIHVDIDRAELGKIKQPHVAIQGDVAEVLAQLIPQTDATDRADWRQLVADLQREFPGAIPTEGDPLSHYGLINAVAACVDDSAIITTDVGQHQMWTAQAYPLNRPRQWLTSGGLGTMGFGLPAAVGAALANPDRKVICFSGDGSLMMNIQEMATAAENQLDVKIILMNNEALGLVHQQQSLFYKQGVFAATYPGMINFMQIAAGFGLHTCDLNAEEDAHAALQAAISRPGPALIHVRIDPEQKVYPMVPPGAANTEMVGE; encoded by the coding sequence ATGGCAAGTTCGGGCACAACATCCACCAAGACGCGTTTTACCGGCGCGCAGCTGATCGTTCATCTGCTGGAGCGACAGGGCATCACCACGGTTGCGGGCATCCCTGGCGGCACGGTGCTGCCGCTGTACGATGCGTTAAGCCAAAGCACGCAGATCCGCCACGTGCTGGCGCGCCACGAGCAGGGGGCGGGGTTCATCGCTCAGGGCATGGCGCGCACGCAGGGTAAACCGGCGGTCTGTATGGCCTGCAGCGGGCCGGGCGCAACCAACCTGGTCACCGCCATCGCCGACGCGCGCCTCGACTCCATTCCGCTGATCTGCATTACCGGCCAGGTGCCGTCCTCGATGATCGGTACCGATGCGTTCCAGGAAGTGGATACCTACGGCATCTCTATCCCCATCACCAAACATAACTATTTAGTTCGCGACATCGCAGAGCTTCCTCAGGTTATCAGCGATGCGTTCCGCATTGCGCAGTCCGGCCGCCCGGGCCCGGTGTGGATAGACATTCCTAAGGATGTCCAGACCGCAGAGATCGAGATCGACGTGCTGCCGGAGCCGGGCGAGCGTGCCCCCGCGCCGGAGTTCAGCGCTGAGAGCGTGCGCGACGCCGCCGCCATGATTAACGCCGCCAAACGCCCGGTGCTCTATCTGGGCGGCGGGGCGATTAACGCTGCAGATGAAATCCGCCAGTTTGCGGAAAAAGCCAACCTGCCGACCACCATGACCCTGATGGCGCTGGGTATGCTGCCTAAAGCGCACCCGCTGTCCCTGGGGATGCTGGGCATGCACGGCGCGCGCAGCACCAACTACATCCTGCAAGAGGCGGATTTGCTGATTGTGATGGGCGCGCGTTTTGATGACCGGGCGATTGGCAAAACCGAGGAGTTCTGCCCGAACGCGAAAATCATTCACGTGGATATCGATCGCGCCGAGCTGGGTAAAATCAAGCAGCCGCACGTGGCGATTCAGGGGGACGTAGCCGAAGTGCTGGCGCAGCTGATCCCGCAAACCGACGCGACCGATCGCGCCGACTGGCGCCAGCTGGTGGCCGATCTGCAGCGCGAATTCCCGGGCGCGATCCCAACTGAAGGCGACCCGTTGAGCCACTATGGTCTTATCAACGCCGTTGCCGCCTGCGTGGACGACAGCGCGATTATCACCACCGACGTGGGCCAGCACCAGATGTGGACCGCCCAGGCCTACCCGCTGAACCGTCCGCGCCAGTGGCTGACCTCCGGCGGCCTCGGCACCATGGGCTTTGGCCTGCCCGCAGCTGTGGGCGCGGCGCTGGCGAATCCGGACCGCAAGGTCATCTGCTTCTCCGGTGACGGCAGCCTGATGATGAACATTCAGGAGATGGCGACCGCGGCCGAAAACCAGTTAGACGTGAAAATCATCCTGATGAACAACGAGGCGCTGGGGCTGGTGCACCAGCAGCAGAGCCTGTTCTACAAGCAGGGCGTGTTTGCGGCGACCTATCCGGGGATGATTAACTTTATGCAGATTGCCGCCGGCTTTGGCCTGCACACCTGCGATCTGAACGCGGAAGAGGATGCCCACGCGGCGCTGCAGGCGGCGATCTCGCGTCCGGGCCCGGCGCTGATCCACGTGCGTATCGACCCTGAACAAAAAGTGTATCCGATGGTGCCGCCGGGTGCGGCAAATACTGAGATGGTGGGAGAATAA
- the ilvN gene encoding acetolactate synthase small subunit, translating into MQKQHDNVILELTVRNHPGVMTHVCGLFARRAFNVEGILCLPIQGSEHSRIWLLVNDDQRLEQMMAQIDKLEDVTNVARNQSDPTMFNKIAVFFE; encoded by the coding sequence ATGCAGAAACAACATGATAACGTCATTCTGGAACTCACCGTCCGCAACCACCCTGGCGTCATGACCCACGTCTGCGGGCTGTTTGCCCGCCGGGCGTTTAACGTGGAAGGCATTCTCTGTCTGCCGATTCAGGGCAGCGAGCACAGCCGCATCTGGCTACTGGTCAACGATGACCAGCGTCTGGAGCAGATGATGGCGCAGATCGACAAGCTGGAGGACGTCACCAACGTGGCGCGCAACCAGTCCGATCCCACCATGTTTAACAAAATTGCGGTGTTCTTCGAATAG
- the uhpA gene encoding transcriptional regulator UhpA produces the protein MTTIALIDDHLIVRSGFAQLLNLEPDFQVVAEFGSGREALAGLPGRGVQVCICDISMPDLSGLELLSQLPKGMATIMLSVHDSPALVEQALNAGARGFLSKRCSPDELIAAVRTVSTGGCYLTPEIAIKLAAGRQDPLTRRERQVAEKLAQGMSVKEIAAELDLSPKTVHVHRANLMEKLNVSNDVELARRMFDSWQ, from the coding sequence ATGACCACCATCGCCCTTATCGACGACCACCTTATCGTCCGCTCTGGCTTTGCCCAGCTTCTCAACCTCGAACCGGATTTCCAGGTCGTGGCCGAGTTTGGCTCCGGCCGCGAGGCGCTGGCGGGCCTGCCGGGGCGCGGGGTGCAGGTCTGTATCTGCGACATTTCGATGCCGGATCTCTCCGGGCTGGAGCTGTTAAGCCAGCTGCCGAAAGGAATGGCGACCATTATGCTCTCGGTCCACGACAGCCCGGCGCTGGTCGAGCAGGCACTCAACGCGGGCGCACGCGGCTTCCTCTCTAAACGCTGCAGCCCGGACGAGCTGATTGCCGCCGTGCGCACCGTCTCCACCGGCGGTTGCTACCTGACGCCGGAAATCGCCATCAAGCTGGCGGCCGGACGACAGGATCCGCTCACCCGGCGCGAGCGTCAGGTGGCTGAGAAGCTCGCGCAGGGGATGTCGGTAAAAGAGATTGCCGCCGAGCTGGATCTGTCGCCGAAGACCGTGCACGTCCATCGCGCCAACCTGATGGAAAAACTCAACGTCAGCAACGACGTCGAGCTGGCGCGCCGCATGTTCGACAGCTGGCAATGA
- the uhpB gene encoding signal transduction histidine-protein kinase/phosphatase UhpB, translating to MSPVFSRLIAVVASFFIFSAAWFCLWSISLHLVERPELAVLLFPFGLRLGLMLQCPRGYWPVLLGAEWLLLVWLAQEVALAHLPLLMTGSLLTLLPVALISRYRHQRDWRTLLRQGAALIAAALLQSLPWVGDKEMLNALLLTLTGGLTLAPTCLVIWHYLTSTVWQPLGPGLLSQPVNWRARHLIWYLLLFVVSLWLQLGLPAELSRFTPFCLALPIIALAWHYGWQGALIATLMNAIALIASQTWHDHPVDLLLSLLAQSLTGLLLGAGIQRLRELNQSLQTELARNRRLAERLLETEESVRQEVARELHDDIGQTITAIRTQAGIVQRLAAENAGVKQGGAHIEQLSLGVYDSVRRLLGRLRPRQLDDLSLEQAVRSLMREMELESRGIVSHLDWRISEPALSEGQRVTLFRVCQEGLNNIVKHASASAVTIQGWQQDERLMLVIEDDGCGLPPGSGQQGFGLAGMRERVKALGGTLSLSCTHGTRVSVSLPLRTHHV from the coding sequence ATGAGTCCCGTCTTTTCGCGGCTGATCGCCGTCGTTGCCAGCTTTTTTATCTTCTCCGCCGCGTGGTTCTGCCTGTGGAGCATCAGCCTGCATCTGGTGGAACGTCCTGAGCTGGCGGTACTGCTGTTCCCCTTCGGCCTGCGTCTGGGGTTAATGCTCCAGTGCCCGCGCGGCTACTGGCCCGTTTTGCTGGGCGCAGAGTGGCTGCTGCTGGTCTGGCTGGCGCAGGAAGTGGCCCTCGCGCATCTGCCCTTATTGATGACCGGAAGCCTGCTCACGCTTCTCCCGGTTGCCCTCATTTCCCGCTATCGTCACCAGCGCGACTGGCGCACCCTGCTGCGGCAGGGGGCGGCGCTGATTGCCGCCGCGCTGCTGCAGTCCCTGCCGTGGGTTGGCGACAAGGAGATGCTCAACGCTCTGCTGCTGACCCTCACCGGCGGCCTGACGCTGGCGCCCACCTGCCTCGTGATCTGGCACTACCTCACCAGCACCGTCTGGCAGCCGCTTGGTCCGGGGCTGCTGTCCCAACCGGTGAACTGGCGCGCCCGGCATCTCATCTGGTATCTGCTGCTGTTCGTGGTGAGCCTCTGGCTTCAGCTGGGTTTGCCCGCCGAGCTTTCACGCTTCACGCCGTTTTGCCTTGCGCTGCCGATTATTGCTCTGGCCTGGCACTACGGCTGGCAGGGGGCGCTGATCGCCACCCTGATGAACGCCATCGCGCTGATCGCCAGCCAGACCTGGCACGACCATCCGGTGGATCTGCTGCTCTCGCTGCTGGCCCAGAGCCTGACCGGGCTGCTGCTCGGGGCGGGCATTCAGCGCCTGCGCGAGCTGAACCAGTCCCTGCAGACCGAGCTGGCGCGCAACCGGCGTCTGGCTGAACGCCTGCTGGAGACGGAAGAGAGCGTGCGGCAGGAGGTCGCCCGCGAGCTGCACGATGACATCGGCCAGACGATCACCGCCATCCGCACCCAGGCGGGCATTGTCCAGCGCCTGGCGGCAGAAAACGCAGGCGTGAAGCAGGGCGGGGCGCATATTGAACAGCTTTCGCTGGGCGTGTATGACTCGGTGCGACGCCTGCTCGGCAGGCTGCGGCCGCGCCAGCTTGACGACCTGTCGCTGGAGCAGGCGGTACGCTCCCTGATGCGCGAGATGGAGCTGGAAAGCCGCGGCATTGTCAGCCATCTCGACTGGCGCATTAGCGAACCTGCGCTGAGCGAAGGCCAGCGCGTAACCCTGTTCCGCGTCTGTCAGGAAGGGCTGAACAATATCGTCAAGCACGCCAGCGCCAGCGCGGTCACGATCCAGGGCTGGCAGCAGGACGAGCGCCTGATGCTGGTAATTGAAGACGACGGCTGCGGCCTGCCGCCGGGCTCCGGCCAGCAGGGCTTTGGCCTGGCGGGCATGCGCGAGCGGGTGAAGGCGCTTGGCGGCACGCTGAGCCTCTCCTGCACCCACGGGACGCGCGTCAGCGTCAGCCTGCCGTTAAGGACGCATCATGTTTAA
- a CDS encoding MFS transporter — translation MFKTPASAAPLSNKAEIDARYRYWRRHILIAIWLGYALFYFTRKSFHAAAPEILASGVMTRTDIGLLATLFYITYGLSKFFSGIVSDRSNARYFMGVGLIATGVVNILFGFSTSLWAFALLWALNAFFQGWGAPVCARLLTAWYSRNERGGWWAVWNTAHNVGGALIPMVVGAAALHYGWRAGMMIAGGLAIVAGLFLCWHLRDRPQTVGLPAVGDWRHDEMEIAQQQEGAGLTRREILTKYVLKNPYIWLLSLCYVLVYVVRAAINDWGNLYMSETLGVDLVTANSAVTMFELGGFIGALVAGWGSDKLFNGNRGPMNLIFAAGILLSVGSLWLMPFASYVMQAACFFTIGFFVFGPQMLIGMAAAECSHKEAAGAATGFVGLFAYLGASLSGWPLARVIDIWHWSGFFAVIAIAAGISALLLLPFLHAQAPREASVM, via the coding sequence ATGTTTAAAACCCCCGCCAGCGCAGCCCCGTTAAGCAACAAAGCGGAAATCGACGCCCGCTATCGCTACTGGCGTCGTCATATCCTGATCGCCATCTGGCTCGGCTACGCGCTGTTCTACTTCACCCGCAAAAGCTTCCACGCCGCCGCGCCGGAAATCCTCGCCAGCGGGGTGATGACGCGCACCGACATCGGCCTGCTGGCGACGCTGTTTTACATCACCTACGGCCTGTCGAAGTTCTTCTCCGGCATCGTCAGCGATCGCTCAAATGCCCGTTATTTCATGGGCGTTGGGCTGATCGCCACCGGCGTGGTGAATATTCTGTTTGGCTTCTCCACCTCGCTGTGGGCCTTTGCCCTGCTGTGGGCGCTGAACGCCTTTTTCCAGGGCTGGGGCGCGCCGGTCTGCGCCCGCCTGCTCACCGCCTGGTACTCACGCAACGAGCGCGGCGGCTGGTGGGCCGTCTGGAACACCGCACACAACGTCGGCGGGGCGCTGATCCCGATGGTGGTGGGGGCCGCGGCGCTGCACTACGGCTGGCGCGCGGGGATGATGATTGCCGGTGGCCTGGCGATTGTCGCCGGGCTGTTCCTCTGCTGGCACCTGCGTGACAGGCCGCAAACCGTGGGCCTGCCTGCGGTGGGCGACTGGCGGCACGACGAGATGGAGATTGCCCAGCAGCAGGAGGGCGCGGGGCTGACCCGCAGGGAGATCCTCACCAAATACGTGCTGAAAAACCCGTACATCTGGCTGCTGTCGCTCTGCTACGTGCTGGTCTACGTGGTGCGCGCGGCCATCAACGACTGGGGCAATCTGTACATGTCCGAGACGCTCGGCGTGGACCTCGTGACCGCCAACTCGGCGGTCACGATGTTCGAGCTGGGCGGGTTTATCGGCGCGCTGGTGGCGGGCTGGGGCTCGGATAAGCTGTTCAACGGCAACCGCGGCCCGATGAACCTGATCTTTGCCGCCGGGATCTTGCTCTCCGTCGGCTCGCTGTGGCTGATGCCGTTCGCCAGCTACGTCATGCAGGCGGCGTGCTTCTTCACCATCGGCTTCTTCGTGTTTGGCCCGCAGATGCTCATCGGCATGGCGGCGGCGGAGTGCTCCCACAAGGAGGCGGCAGGCGCGGCGACGGGCTTTGTCGGGCTGTTTGCCTATCTTGGCGCATCGCTCTCCGGCTGGCCGCTGGCGCGGGTCATCGACATCTGGCACTGGAGTGGCTTCTTCGCGGTGATCGCCATCGCGGCGGGCATTTCCGCCCTGCTGCTGCTGCCGTTTTTACATGCGCAGGCCCCGCGTGAAGCCAGTGTGATGTGA